In Vicugna pacos chromosome 1, VicPac4, whole genome shotgun sequence, a single window of DNA contains:
- the CXADR gene encoding coxsackievirus and adenovirus receptor isoform X1, protein MALLLSVVLLCGVADFTRSLSITTPEQMIEKAKGETAYLPCKFTLGAEDQGPLDIEWLLSPADNQKVDQVIILYSGDKIYDDYYQDLKGRVHFTSSDLKSGDASINVTNLQLSDIGTYQCKVKKAPGVGNKKIQLTVLVKPSGTRCYVDGSEEIGNDFKLKCEPKEGSLPLRYEWQKLSNSQKLPTSWLAEMNSPAISVKNATTEYSGTYSCTVKNRVGSDQCLLRLDVVPPSNRAGTIAGAVIGILLALVLIGLIVFCCHKKRREKKYEKEVHHDIREDVPPPKSRTSTARSYMGSNHSSLGSMSPSNMEGYSKTQYNQVPSEDFERAPQSPTLAPAKVAAPNLSRMGAVPVMIPAQSKDGSIV, encoded by the exons ATTTCACCAGAAGTTTGAGCATCACTACTCCCGAACAGATGATTGAAAAGGCCAAAGGGGAAACTGCCTATTTGCCATGCAAATTTACCCTTGGTGCAGAAGACCAGGGTCCGCTGGATATTGAGTGGCTGCTATCTCCAGCTGATAATCAGAAGGTGGATCAGGTG attattttatattctggagaCAAAATTTATGATGACTACTATCAAGATCTGAAGGGACGAGTGCATTTTACAAGTAGTGATCTCAAATCTGGTGATGCATCAATAAACGTAACAAACTTACAGTTGTCAGATATTGGCACATATCAGTGCAAAGTGAAAAAAGCTCCTGGTGTTGGAAATAAGAAGATTCAGCTTACAGTTCTTG TTAAGCCTTCAGGTACAAGATGTTACGTTGACGGATCAGAAGAAATTGGAAATGACTTTAAACTAAAATGTGAACCAAAAGAAGGTTCACTTCCATTACGATACGAATGGCAAAAGTTGTCCAACTCACAGAAACTGCCCACCTCCTGGTTAGCAG AAATGAATTCTCCTGCTATATCTGTAAAAAACGCCACTACCGAGTACTCTGGGACATACAGCTGTACAGTCAAAAACAGAGTGGGCTCTGACCAGTGTCTGCTACGCCTGGACGTTGTTCCTC CTTCAAACAGAGCTGGGACAATTGCGGGAGCTGTTATAGGAATTTTGCTTGCCCTCGTGCTCATTGGTCTTATCGTCTTTTGCTGTCATAAAAAgcgcagagaaaaaaaatatgaaaaggaagttCATCATGATATCAG GGAAGATGTGCCGCCTCCAAAGAGCCGCACATCCACGGCCAGAAGCTACATGGGCAGCAACCACTCATCCCTGGGATCCATGTCTCCTTCCAACATGGAGGGGTACTCCAAGACTCAGTATAACCAAGTACCGAGCGAAGACTTTGAACGCGCTCCTCAGAGTCCGACTCTCGCGCCCGCTAAGGTAGCTGCCCCTAATCTCAGCAGGATGGGGGCGGTGCCCGTGATGATCCCGGCACAGAGCAAGGACGGGTCCATAGTGTAG
- the CXADR gene encoding coxsackievirus and adenovirus receptor isoform X2 — MALLLSVVLLCGVADFTRSLSITTPEQMIEKAKGETAYLPCKFTLGAEDQGPLDIEWLLSPADNQKVDQVIILYSGDKIYDDYYQDLKGRVHFTSSDLKSGDASINVTNLQLSDIGTYQCKVKKAPGVGNKKIQLTVLVKPSGTRCYVDGSEEIGNDFKLKCEPKEGSLPLRYEWQKLSNSQKLPTSWLAEMNSPAISVKNATTEYSGTYSCTVKNRVGSDQCLLRLDVVPPSNRAGTIAGAVIGILLALVLIGLIVFCCHKKRREKKYEKEVHHDIREDVPPPKSRTSTARSYMGSNHSSLGSMSPSNMEGYSKTQYNQVPSEDFERAPQSPTLAPAKFKYAYETDGITVV; from the exons ATTTCACCAGAAGTTTGAGCATCACTACTCCCGAACAGATGATTGAAAAGGCCAAAGGGGAAACTGCCTATTTGCCATGCAAATTTACCCTTGGTGCAGAAGACCAGGGTCCGCTGGATATTGAGTGGCTGCTATCTCCAGCTGATAATCAGAAGGTGGATCAGGTG attattttatattctggagaCAAAATTTATGATGACTACTATCAAGATCTGAAGGGACGAGTGCATTTTACAAGTAGTGATCTCAAATCTGGTGATGCATCAATAAACGTAACAAACTTACAGTTGTCAGATATTGGCACATATCAGTGCAAAGTGAAAAAAGCTCCTGGTGTTGGAAATAAGAAGATTCAGCTTACAGTTCTTG TTAAGCCTTCAGGTACAAGATGTTACGTTGACGGATCAGAAGAAATTGGAAATGACTTTAAACTAAAATGTGAACCAAAAGAAGGTTCACTTCCATTACGATACGAATGGCAAAAGTTGTCCAACTCACAGAAACTGCCCACCTCCTGGTTAGCAG AAATGAATTCTCCTGCTATATCTGTAAAAAACGCCACTACCGAGTACTCTGGGACATACAGCTGTACAGTCAAAAACAGAGTGGGCTCTGACCAGTGTCTGCTACGCCTGGACGTTGTTCCTC CTTCAAACAGAGCTGGGACAATTGCGGGAGCTGTTATAGGAATTTTGCTTGCCCTCGTGCTCATTGGTCTTATCGTCTTTTGCTGTCATAAAAAgcgcagagaaaaaaaatatgaaaaggaagttCATCATGATATCAG GGAAGATGTGCCGCCTCCAAAGAGCCGCACATCCACGGCCAGAAGCTACATGGGCAGCAACCACTCATCCCTGGGATCCATGTCTCCTTCCAACATGGAGGGGTACTCCAAGACTCAGTATAACCAAGTACCGAGCGAAGACTTTGAACGCGCTCCTCAGAGTCCGACTCTCGCGCCCGCTAAG